The Aricia agestis chromosome 3, ilAriAges1.1, whole genome shotgun sequence genome includes the window TTGCCCTAGCTACGTATTTATGTCAGTATCTGGAGCCATATGTGAACGGTCAAATTTGTGGGAGTCACTGTCCTATACATGAGTCAGTTGTGATGATGCAGCATGACCTAAAATCAATAATAAGTTGTTACTTAGTGTTTTTGACTACTGATTTTTATATCACGTTTCATGCAATGTTAATTAAAAACctttataagtacctactaattTATTATGTCGCACTTTAGTATTTTCAAATTTCAGTGAATATGACTGACCTTAAAATGTGCAAATGATTAACACAAATCTAAATGTGGAAAAGTATTATAGATGTTAagattttatacagtgtgtaacaaaaataagtgataatactttagggtgtgtgcatgttccttgtagagagttcactgtgaatgtagcagctctgaaagacgaaaaaatttttttaacttttgtatgggcaagggtccgagcgtcacgagtttccccatacaaaagtgaaaaaaaatgttggtctttcagcgctgctactttcatagtgaactctctacaaggaacacgtacacatcctaaagtattatcacttatttttgttacaccctgtataagtataGTAAGCATATCTTGTATCTAAACACTGTATGTGTTCcgaataaattgtaaaaaaaaaaaactgggcACCTGAGTCAGTCTCAACACGCTAGTctaaaaactagatcaaaagtGTTCAGCCCTATTTGGGTTCATTGCGCAACCGCTAGAGCGATTCGCTCCTGGCCGCGAAAGTGAGTCTTCACGCGgtttaaaatcgcaaaaaagCCTTACGCAACATCTTTGTTACCGACGTTATGATAATTTCCTCATGGGAAGGTTCTAGAACAGGTTAATCGCTTCTAAATAACTATCATTTGGTTACAAGTGGTggttttgacgacctctgtggctcagttggtgggctgttggtagctcaagccgggggtcgcgggttcgaatcctgccgacggaacaaaaagttttcataagTTCCTGGGtgatggatgtgtattaaatatgtgtatcatataataaaaatctaaaatatatgtatagtataaaagtattaaatactagacgttccgcgcggctttgcccgccTAAATTAgttatttcacagacaaattagtccacaaaatagcctatgatcattcacgtggtctacttcttatctgtgccaaataacagaaaaattgctccagtagttccctttcaaataatttcccccgtttttttccacattttcctctatttcttagctcctctTATTCTTAGCATGATtaataaatatagcctatatactTCCtcggctatctaacactgaaataatttttcaaatcgggccagtagttcctgagattagcgcgctcaaacaaacaaacattattataaagcggaagagtttgtagAAGTTGTTGAAGagactacttaatattattagtatagataacacaagtccttcaggtacttaccacgggaccagactgacgtggtgtgaagcgtccacagatattatattatattaagtggtACAATTTAGCTTATCATCATTACATAATGTTAGATGATGGTTTAAacttaatgtttttaataatataaggcTACAATTTAATGACGTTTTAATACAACTCATTTTAAatggatttttttattcaataaatacGTCGATATCGTAATAACTAAATTTATTAGTGATAAGTAGGTATTTAAAGAAGTTAAATAGGCTTTTAATGGTTTTTAGTCCTGTCCAGTGGTCAAAGTAAGAAACGTAGAATATTttagcagaaaataaagatgtttaaatcttttactATAAACTACAAATCGAAGATGTGTTTCCAATTTTCATTAAACTTTAGATATTTCATATTTGATACCACATTTAACTCACAGAAACTTTGTTTAATCAATATTGAAATAAGAATTTAACCATGTTCTTAACCCTCAGCATGATATATACAGCAGCAGCAAATAACCAAACAGAGGGTCTATAAGTTTGTCATGTCAGTCTTTCTGTGTATGCTTGTCCGTGGCACCGTTGCATCCAAACAGGTGGACTTAacctacttttttttgtttcaaagttGATATAATCACAAATGTTCTTAGCAATAGTTCAAAATCATGAACTGCGggatttttttactaaattaggtaaataatttatacatttattatttccAGGTATCGAGGGGTAACAGATCTCAACGATTTCTTTTCGACGCCATCTTCGGGTTAGAAGTTCCGATTCTAGGAGAACAATCCGTAGAAGATGACGAAGAAGAGTATAGTGGTGCCAGAAATTGCTCATGCGGTAAGAAATGTTCGAACGCCGTTCGCAGTAAACcatagggtgaacatgactagtgattggacagttctggtcattggacagagcacaaaaacactatatttattaaggttgctttaaaaactacctgtttttctttaaaatcaggcgttcctTTACCTTAAAAACAGACAACttttaaaacaacattaataaatattgtgtttttgtgctttttccaatgactggtattgtccaatctactagtcatttaccctagcTATCCCATCTTCCTCGCTATGCACTCTACGCGAGGAGATATCTGAGGAGAAACATTTTTCTTCATTAGATTCAAAGTTATTTCAATTTAGAATTTAATAGACATAAACCATGTTCTACACTCTCACTATTTTTCGCTGAAcaatattgtattatctatgatTAATTTATCATTATCATCCATGTGCTTTATCGCTGTTTCGTATTTCAATCCAAAGACCAAAAaacacattcttttgtttaaGTTAAAGGTATAAAGCAACTTGTGGCCAGTGGTTAATATAAAatgcatgtattttttttattatcgacCCCGTAGGTACTTTGTGAGCCTATTCGATGCAAACAAACGAAAATTTCCTCTTCATAataattgcataatattatctacccGTAGTCTTTGAGAAAAGTATCACTCCTAGTACCTTTTTGCACTTCTGATTTAGCTAGTCtcttatttttgtatggtcactGTAATTTTTTCTAATCTTCACTTTCTAGAATGTGGCAGAGCGAATCTTCTTCCTAGAAAACTCACAAAAGTCAAGAAAAGTAAGTATTTCACGGACTATAATTAGTTTTCTGCACTAGCTTTAACTTTAGTAGAAACACTTTCCTTATTCTGAATTCTATAGAATTACAAATTTTTTAAGTTGAAATCTACGAAGTTGAATTCTATGGACATGATTGTCAAaccctaaatttaaaaaaaatcataaaaaaaaagaaaaaaaaagaatcggccaagtgcgagttggactcgcgcacgaaaggttagTACGTACGCCGTACTATTATAAAACAAACATGggtaaaatgtgttttttgtatgggacccctccttaattatctattttatttaaattttattatgaaataagtatTAAAGTACTAAacacaattgagtattttgtgaatatttcaggtgccTATCTATTGCCATCActtatatcgagcaaaaatggcaaaaaaatcacgtttattctatgggagcccccttaaatattttatttattttgtttttagtatttgttgctatagtagcaacataaatacataatttgtgaaaattttatttctgTAGCTGTTACCGTTCTTcagttacagtctggagacagacagacggacagacagacatcgaataTCTTTAAATATACGGTCCCgtatttaccctttgggtacggaaccctaaaacctgTTCTTAAACTCAGTTGCTGTTAaatcaaacataataatatgatgtagATAGCTAAACATTAACCTTTACATCGTTAAGAGCTTTTCCGTTTTTCTCGTAACACGAAAACCGGTAGAATACCAACTAATTACTTCATACTAAAGTTCCGACTTCCGATAGAAAAGTCAGAAAATACCAACAGAACTTGTGCACTATACCGGGCGTATATCCTGCTTAGTTCAACAAACTCGCTTTCACATCGCAGACTGCGGCGGGCCGGATCAGGAGAACagaatcgtgggcggtctaccGGCGGGGCTGAACCGGTACCCGTGGATGGCGAGGCTGGTGTACGACGGCCAGTTCCACTGCGGAGCGTCGCTCCTGTCCAAGGAGTATGTGCTCACCGCCGCGCATTGTGTACGGAAGTAAGTAACGTTCAGTTGACTGGTTTTTGTGAAAGATAGATAAAATAGAGATAGTTCACACAATATTAAAAAGTTaggaataggttaatagttctGTAGCTGCGTTCACAACAAATTGATAAGTATCAGTCAAACGTAAGCAAGCTTTACGCAGTTCACTATTGTATAACTCTAAACATAAATTCGCATTTTTGTTCGCACCTGGAAGCCAATTTTTAGAATGTGAGAAAATCTCATCTTCGAAAAAATTACccaattatgagatttttacgaacgtaacacagtttgtgtattctcaaaacttcacattcGGAATATTCCGTgcaagatcgctcgagtcgaacgagACCGACAATACGTTCCTATGTTGTTTGGCTGATAGTGAATTTGACACGGACTTGATCATTTTTAAGGTTCTCTGAATAAACTGACTATTTAATTGATAGAAGAATTGAGTTATCAGGTAAAGACGTGTAATGTAACTGCCACGCAAACGATTCTCAGTAACTCTACGATTgatcaataatttaaaaaatcaccgAGATTTctcttaataaaattattaactacTTTAAGTGGCAATCAAAGGCAAAATTGATTGCTTCAACTATTAGCCACAGACCACAGCTACTAAAAATCAAAACTCACTCTTTCAGGCTCAAACGATCAAAAATCCGCGTGATACTCGGCGACCACGACCAGACGTTGACCACGGAGAGCGCGGCCATCATGCGCGCCGTGACGTCCATCGTGCGACACCGCAGCTTCGACGCCGACTCCTACAACAACGACATCGCGCTCCTCAAGCTGAGGAAGCCGGTATCTTTCTCCAAGATCATCAAGCCCGTGTGTCTGCCGCCTGCCAGTTAGTATGCTACTTGATCTGTTTAAGAAAAAGGTCATTCGTTAACTTCGACAGCAGCATCAAATGTATCAGATTTGATATAACACATCGCCAAGAggacccctagacgatcaattttactgtgcaatatcacgtaccTATAGTGCAATATTATTCACCGTCTagggttaagaggatacaccaggggctagagaaatgatgaaaaaagtacgtgtaatatctatagctgtctcccttacctcaagcctataccgcagaaaacgatagagacaactgcagaaaatcaacgattcgttgtcccctgattccttctccaaaacttaaccgatttaagaacttttttcactaaagattaaagaaaggcttgagctgtgttcctatgttttgctttttttgtataatctagccaaatctgttttctggatgtttaaacacagcggaagatctggccatttttttggggtttttgaacgttcatatcttatttaataattaaattatgaaaaaaaaaagaaaacatagggacattgtattagtggccatagatattcaggaaaaaaattataactctactagcat containing:
- the LOC121740484 gene encoding trypsin-1-like, whose amino-acid sequence is MCGWQSVPIFLVLLVLKSHTREINQLDIVNNHVSRGNRSQRFLFDAIFGLEVPILGEQSVEDDEEEYSGARNCSCECGRANLLPRKLTKVKKNCGGPDQENRIVGGLPAGLNRYPWMARLVYDGQFHCGASLLSKEYVLTAAHCVRKLKRSKIRVILGDHDQTLTTESAAIMRAVTSIVRHRSFDADSYNNDIALLKLRKPVSFSKIIKPVCLPPASIEPAGKEGIVVGWGRTSEGGQLPAVVQEVRVPILSLTQCRGMKYRASRITNNMLCAGRASTDSCQGDSGGPLLIQQGDRYQIVGIVSWGVGCGRPGYPGVYTRITRYLPWINANLRDSCLCAN